The genomic region AATCAGGTCGTGGATACACTCGATATATTCCTGATCGTCAGAGGAATCCGCCTTTAAACGTAATTTTGAGATAATCCAATCTACCACTCCGGATGCTCCTTTCGCATGATGATTTTCAGCGCCTTGACCTGAACATGGAAATCACAAGCCCTAAAACGATAACGGCGGCAAACGCCAGGCCTGTTTTGAGTACGGTAATATTGAAAACAACCATTTCGCCGCTTGTATTCGCGCTGAGGCCGGAGCTTATAAGGACACCGGCGATGATGATGCTTACGGCAAGCAATATCACGCTGAAAGATATTCTGTTGAAAATCCGTTCCAATCGCTTTTTAAGGTCATCCATCTCTTTCATCTCAAAAGGAACGGTAAAGTCCTCATCCTCCGCTTTGCGCAGGAGGTTTCGCATGGCAACAGGGAATTCAGTGAGCAGGTTCCCATAATTGAGCAGGTTCTTTTTTATTTGGCTTTTCACCTTATCGGCCGAAAACGACTGGTAAATCAGCTTTTTTGCAATGGGCTCCGCCACGACAAAGGAATTAAGATCGGGCGCCAGCTTTTCCAGCAGCCCTTGAAGCGTTCCCAGGGTTTTGGCGAGCAGCGCGAATTCACGCGGTATTTTCACATGGTTTGAAAACGCCGTCTGAAAGACTTCCTGAAGCAGCTCGTCAATCTTTATCCCGCTCATCGGCATGGTCAGGTATTTTTCGATGATTGCGCCGATACCCCTTTCAAAATTTTTAACATTGCGGCGGTCAGGCATGGCGTCCATATCAAGGATGGAGCTGACCACCAGGCCGGTGTCTTTGGAGGCGACGCCAATAAAAAAATGGGAGATCATTTCTTTGCGGGTTCCACTCAGGCGGCCTACCATCCCCAAATCGAGAAATATGATCGTCCCGTCCGTCAGAACCTGAATATTGCCCGGATGCGGGTCTGCGTGGAAAAAACCGTCCCGGAGCACCTGGTTGCATATGGACGCTGCAAGCCTCTCTGCGAGCTCCCCGCGGTCGATACCCGCCTGATCCAAGGCATCGGAATCGCTGATCTTGATACCCTCAACATATTCCATAGTAAGCACGCGTTTTGTCGTGTATATCCATCTTATCTTTGGAACTGCAACGCCTTCATCCTGGCTGAAATTGCGCAGGAAGGTATCGGCGTTTTCTCCCTCTTTCGTAAAATCCAATTCATTTTGTATTGTCTTTTCAAACTCCGCCACCATTCCACTGAAATCATAGAGTTCTCCATATTTCGTGCGATGGTCGACAAAATGCGCCAAATTCTTGAGAATATCCAAATCCAGATGGATGATGTCTTCAATGTCCGGTCTTTGAACCTTTACGGCGACCTGTTTCCCCGAAACCAACCGTGCGCGATGGACTTGGGATATTGACGCCGAGGCGACAGGCTGCTCGTCGAATTCTTTATAGATATTTTCCAGATTATCATCAAATTCAGCTTCAATGAGCGCTTTTACCCTGGAAAAAGGGAAAGGTTGCACCGAATC from Dehalobacter sp. 12DCB1 harbors:
- a CDS encoding AarF/UbiB family protein produces the protein MRPFPFDLIPKERPLRPFARMKRIIFCNAAGWQDRVDKMHYKRIHARRYREIIAVFTKHGFGLMLERFGLRYPLKIKGKVSDAGTTPDIAGTSAGKRLKLALEELGPAFVKLGQILSIRRDILPADITEELKKLQDSVQPFPFSRVKALIEAEFDDNLENIYKEFDEQPVASASISQVHRARLVSGKQVAVKVQRPDIEDIIHLDLDILKNLAHFVDHRTKYGELYDFSGMVAEFEKTIQNELDFTKEGENADTFLRNFSQDEGVAVPKIRWIYTTKRVLTMEYVEGIKISDSDALDQAGIDRGELAERLAASICNQVLRDGFFHADPHPGNIQVLTDGTIIFLDLGMVGRLSGTRKEMISHFFIGVASKDTGLVVSSILDMDAMPDRRNVKNFERGIGAIIEKYLTMPMSGIKIDELLQEVFQTAFSNHVKIPREFALLAKTLGTLQGLLEKLAPDLNSFVVAEPIAKKLIYQSFSADKVKSQIKKNLLNYGNLLTEFPVAMRNLLRKAEDEDFTVPFEMKEMDDLKKRLERIFNRISFSVILLAVSIIIAGVLISSGLSANTSGEMVVFNITVLKTGLAFAAVIVLGLVISMFRSRR